A genomic stretch from Mycobacterium cookii includes:
- a CDS encoding homogentisate 1,2-dioxygenase, whose translation MESFIHLRKGKTPRRLHADLDGLKDDELGRGGFTGRTANLYRRNDPTAYRSEGPLRPVDVLSSELKPGDATDARGGPLLMFSNQDCRVSLSRRQQPMPFYVRHVDGDLLCFVHQGTGLLETEFGPLRYRDGDWVYLPKACTWRQSPDTETTMLLIEATDEFRVPPPGALGRHFPFDPSQAVIPEPEPLDDDGRDEYEVRLVHEGGPTTLYYQHNPLDVEGWRGDNFAFTFNIADYNVVTSDSVHLPPTVHLFMQATGVYVMNFLPKPAESVSGTERTPWYHRNVDYDEIAFFHGGSLYGIPMPPGLISHAPQGVHHGAPEKARERARRKFDDYSRVDWQVIAIDTRKRLTPSAEVLAHDLGQH comes from the coding sequence ATGGAATCCTTCATCCACCTGCGCAAAGGCAAGACTCCGCGCCGCCTGCACGCCGACCTCGACGGGCTGAAGGACGACGAGTTGGGCCGCGGCGGTTTCACCGGCCGCACCGCCAATCTGTACCGCCGCAACGACCCGACCGCCTACCGGTCGGAGGGTCCGCTACGCCCCGTCGACGTGTTGTCCAGTGAGCTCAAGCCCGGCGACGCGACCGACGCGCGCGGCGGGCCGCTGTTGATGTTCAGCAACCAGGACTGCCGGGTCTCGCTGTCCCGCCGTCAGCAACCGATGCCGTTCTACGTCCGCCACGTCGACGGCGACCTGCTGTGCTTCGTGCATCAGGGCACCGGTCTGCTGGAGACCGAGTTCGGGCCGCTGCGCTACCGCGACGGCGACTGGGTGTACCTGCCCAAGGCCTGCACCTGGCGGCAGTCCCCCGACACCGAGACCACGATGCTGCTGATCGAGGCCACCGACGAATTCCGGGTGCCGCCACCGGGAGCACTGGGCCGGCACTTTCCGTTCGATCCCTCGCAGGCCGTGATTCCCGAACCCGAGCCACTCGACGACGATGGGCGCGACGAATACGAGGTCCGACTCGTCCACGAGGGCGGCCCGACAACGCTGTACTACCAACACAATCCGCTCGATGTCGAAGGATGGCGTGGCGACAACTTCGCGTTCACCTTCAACATCGCCGACTACAACGTCGTCACCTCCGACAGCGTCCACCTGCCCCCGACCGTGCACCTGTTCATGCAGGCCACCGGCGTCTACGTGATGAACTTCCTGCCCAAACCGGCAGAGAGCGTGTCGGGTACCGAACGCACGCCGTGGTATCACCGTAACGTCGACTACGACGAGATCGCGTTCTTCCACGGCGGTTCGCTGTACGGCATTCCGATGCCGCCCGGACTGATTTCCCATGCCCCGCAAGGGGTTCACCACGGCGCGCCGGAGAAAGCGCGCGAGCGTGCCCGTCGCAAATTCGACGACTACTCGCGCGTCGACTGGCAGGTGATCGCGATCGACACCCGCAAACGGCTGACGCCGTCGGCAGAAGTACTCGCCCACGATCTCGGACAACACTAA